A genome region from Anastrepha obliqua isolate idAnaObli1 chromosome 4, idAnaObli1_1.0, whole genome shotgun sequence includes the following:
- the LOC129246300 gene encoding charged multivesicular body protein 4b, with protein MSFFGKMFGGKKDVAPTTGEAIQKLRETENMLIKKQEFLESKIEEELNIARKNASKNKRVALQALKKKKRLEKQLQQIDGTLSTIEMQREALESANTNTAVLTTMKNAADALKAAHKNMDVDNVHDMMDDIAEQQDVAREISDAISNPVAFGADLDDEDLERELDELEQEEFDKKVIGIPEPNVTLPEVPADEVPVKIPEKKKETASATTSAEDYENDPDMKQLLSWAN; from the exons atgagtttctttggaaaaatgtttggtgGGAAGAAAGATGTAGCGCCTACCACTGGGGAAGCTATACAGAAACTTCGTGAGACAGAAAATATGCTTATTAAGAAGCAGGAGTTTCTCGAATCTAAGATAGAAGAAGAGCTTAATATTGCCAGGAAAAATGCATCGAAAAACAAAAGAG ttgCATTGCAAGCGCTTAAGAAAAAGAAGCGCCTGGAGAAGCAGCTACAGCAAATTGATGGAACCTTGTCTACGATTGAAATGCAGCGCGAAGCGTTGGAAAGCGCTAATACGAATACAGCAGTCTTGACAACAATGAAAAATGCTGCTGATGCACTCAAGGCAGCACACAAAAATAT GGATGTGGATAATGTGCACGATATGATGGATGATATTGCTGAGCAACAAGATGTTGCGCGTGAAATTTCTGATGCTATTTCCAACCCAGTTGCGTTTG GCGCTGATTTGGATGATGAAGACCTTGAGCGCGAATTAGATGAATTGGAACAAGAAGagtttgataaaaaagttatcGGTATACCAGAACCAAATGTCACATTACCCGAGGTACCGGCCGATGAAGTGCCAGTGAAAATCCctgagaaaaagaaagaaacggCATCTGCTACAACTTCAGCAGAAGATTACG aaaatgatCCTGATATGAAGCAGTTGCTTTCTTGGGCTAATTGA
- the LOC129246301 gene encoding pre-mRNA-splicing factor 38 gives MANRTVKEAKNIHGTNPQYLVEKIIRSRIYDSKYWKEQCFALTAELLVDKAMELRFIGGVYGGNIKPTQFLCLTLKMLQIQPEKDIVVEFIKNEEFKYVRALGAFYLRLTGSALDCYKYLEPLYNDNRKLRRQNRAGQYEIVHMDDFIDELLRSDRVCDIILPRIQKRAVLEENNELEPKLSVLDEDLDDDMASDDDGGGERDDEKNKSFLSKKRSRKDHSRSRSPSVPREQRGGRIRDYDTELEDYNRQRERDRERDRHGVSSTSSSNRHWEDRSGGGSSSYRGIRDDYREDYRREDYRERRYDNRDSRNERERRRH, from the exons ATGGCCAATCGCACAGTAAAAGAGGCGAAAAATATTCATGGAACAAATCCGCAATAtcttgttgaaaaaattatacgTTCCCGCATATACGATTCTAAGTACTGGAAAGAGCAATGTTTTGCACTCACTGCCGAGCTGTTGGTTGATAAAGCTATGGAGCTGCGATTCATCGGTGGTGTTTACGGCGGGAATATAAAACCGACTCAATTCCTTTGCCTTACGCTTAAAATGCTTCAGATTCAACCTGAAAAAGATATTGTTGtagaatttatcaaaaatgaagaaTTCAAATACGTAAGGGCCCTAGGCGCTTTTTATTTACg TCTCACGGGGAGCGCACTAGATTGTTATAAGTATTTGGAACCTTTGTATAATGACAATCGTAAACTTCGACGTCAGAATAGGGCTGGGCAGTACGAAATAGTTCACATGGATGATTTTATAGATGAGTTGCTCCGAAGTGACCGCGTTTGTGACATTATTCTTCCGCGAATACAAAAACGTGCTGTACTTGAGGAAAATAATGAACTTGAACCTAAATTATCTGTTCTTGATGAGGACTTAGATGATGATATGGCCAGCGATGATGATGGTGGTGGCGAACGTGacgatgaaaaaaataaatcgtttcTATCCAAGAAAAGATCTCGCAAAGATCATTCCCGTTCACGTAGTCCATCTGTTCCGCGGGAACAAAGAGGCGGACGTATTCGCGATTATGATACTGAGTTGGAGGACTATAATCGTCAACGTGAACGTGATCGTGAAAGGGATCGCCACGGTGTTAGTTCGACTTCAAGTAGTAATCGCCACTGGGAAGACCGTAGTGGTGGCGGAAGCTCTAGTTATCGTGGTATACGCGATGATTATAGAGAAGACTATAGACGAGAAGATTACAGAGAACGACGTTATGATAATCGCGACTCACGCAATGAGCGGGAAAGAAGGCGACATTAA